The Vibrio kanaloae genome has a window encoding:
- the tnaA gene encoding tryptophanase: protein MENFKHLPEPFRIRVVEPVKRTTRAYREQAIVEAGMNPFLLDSDDVFIDLLTDSGTGSITQRMQAAMLMGDEAYSGSRSYYALSNAVKDIFGYELTIPTHQGRGAEQIYIPVLIKKREMEKGLDRGKMVALSNYFFDTTQGHTQVNCCVAKNVYTKEAFDTSVNADFKGNFDVVKLEEAILDAGAANVPYIVSTITCNSAGGQPVSIANLKAVYEIAQKYDIPVIMDSARYAENAYFIQQREAGYQDWTIEQITRESYKYADGLAMSAKKDAMVQMGGLLCFKDDSFMDVYTECRTLCVVQEGFPTYGGLEGGAMERLAVGLYDGMRQDWLEYRIGQVQYLVDSLEAIGVVCQQAGGHAAFVDAGKLLPHIPASQFPAHALACELYKVAGIRAVEIGSLLQGRDPATGEQHPCPAELLRLTIPRATYTQTHMDFIIEAFEKVKGNGGQVKGLDFTYEPTVLRHFTARLKEVEIKEKQTEAKDEPTLEEEF from the coding sequence ATGGAAAACTTCAAACATCTACCAGAACCGTTTCGTATTCGCGTTGTAGAGCCAGTAAAAAGAACAACTCGCGCCTATCGTGAACAAGCCATTGTCGAAGCGGGTATGAACCCATTTTTGCTCGACAGTGATGATGTGTTCATCGATTTGCTGACCGATAGCGGTACTGGGTCTATTACTCAACGCATGCAAGCTGCAATGTTGATGGGTGATGAAGCTTACAGCGGCAGTCGCAGTTACTATGCATTGTCGAATGCGGTGAAAGATATTTTCGGCTACGAGCTGACTATTCCAACACACCAAGGGCGTGGCGCAGAACAGATTTACATTCCTGTTCTTATCAAGAAGCGTGAAATGGAGAAAGGGCTTGATCGCGGTAAAATGGTCGCTTTGTCTAACTACTTCTTTGACACCACCCAGGGTCACACCCAGGTAAATTGCTGTGTCGCGAAAAACGTTTATACCAAGGAAGCATTTGATACCTCGGTTAATGCTGATTTCAAAGGCAATTTCGATGTAGTGAAGTTGGAAGAAGCTATCTTAGATGCGGGCGCAGCAAACGTTCCATACATTGTAAGCACAATTACCTGCAACTCTGCGGGTGGACAGCCAGTGTCTATCGCCAATCTAAAAGCCGTTTATGAAATCGCTCAAAAGTACGACATTCCCGTGATCATGGACTCTGCGCGCTACGCTGAAAATGCTTACTTTATTCAACAGCGCGAAGCGGGTTATCAAGATTGGACAATTGAACAGATCACACGTGAATCATACAAATATGCAGATGGTTTAGCCATGTCTGCCAAGAAAGATGCCATGGTACAAATGGGTGGCTTGTTATGCTTCAAAGATGATTCCTTCATGGATGTTTACACAGAATGTCGAACACTGTGTGTGGTTCAAGAAGGTTTCCCAACCTATGGGGGCTTAGAAGGTGGCGCGATGGAGCGTCTTGCTGTTGGCCTGTATGATGGAATGCGTCAAGATTGGTTGGAGTATCGCATCGGTCAGGTCCAATACCTGGTTGATAGCTTGGAAGCGATAGGTGTGGTGTGTCAGCAAGCGGGCGGTCATGCGGCGTTTGTCGATGCGGGTAAACTGCTCCCTCATATTCCGGCTAGTCAGTTCCCAGCTCATGCTTTGGCGTGCGAGTTGTACAAGGTGGCGGGCATAAGAGCGGTTGAAATTGGTTCATTATTGCAAGGACGTGATCCGGCTACTGGAGAGCAACACCCATGTCCAGCTGAGTTACTGCGTCTTACCATTCCTAGAGCGACATACACACAAACCCACATGGATTTCATCATTGAAGCGTTTGAAAAAGTGAAAGGGAATGGTGGGCAAGTAAAAGGCTTAGATTTTACCTATGAGCCAACAGTATTAAGACACTTTACTGCTCGTTTGAAAGAAGTTGAAATCAAGGAGAAGCAAACAGAAGCTAAGGATGAACCAACGCTCGAAGAAGAATTTTAA
- a CDS encoding GTPase family protein, giving the protein MKKIRNLFRLLAVLSSGRWGIALISAVLPSIIMMGFGIFLAIKYGYLLEMSIVIVVSTLFFTIPLYVSSRSSRQALYRQSVIHKSPSNTEQNGMGDSESEIKHDNIDINDALVKASLDWSQKELSIWNESKHYVRQQLMVDVEWGNLDQTGLEILEFVAEKFDKKPLDFSIPEGLKLFEEVSRRYKLVVREHIPGIEYLKVSYIKAGYEAYDRYGELGLKIVKAAIWGNHLKNLYLNPLKVVSDLGREQATSSMTKGVVDDMQYAAKQALLDEVAAVAIDLYSGRFSIEDEALRTSEVSELDEQRFAPELEPVRIVLVGQTSSGKSSLINALKQELVAEVDVLPSTDASTVYNAFVDDNDVRVVDLQGLDGNAKTEVLMLKEMTQADVVLWVLKANQSARELDKQLKDKFDAFYDDPKNISRKKPIVISVVNQVDRLKPVNDWQPPYDLGNPTSTKAKTIAQALEYNHMLLQTDIVLPLAIAPEKVEFGLEALKRTLIEGIADANNVQRNRQRLEAIKRGRSVKGQLNQAVNAGKKVAPSALKAATPKLAEMAIKQAVKKK; this is encoded by the coding sequence ATGAAGAAAATTAGAAACCTATTTCGATTACTGGCCGTTTTATCGAGTGGACGCTGGGGTATTGCTCTGATTTCGGCCGTACTCCCAAGTATTATTATGATGGGCTTTGGTATTTTCTTGGCGATTAAATACGGTTACTTACTGGAAATGTCGATTGTCATTGTTGTGAGCACTTTGTTTTTTACTATTCCTTTATATGTTTCTAGTCGTTCTTCACGTCAAGCTTTGTATAGACAGTCTGTCATTCACAAGTCTCCCTCAAATACTGAGCAAAATGGCATGGGGGATTCTGAATCAGAGATAAAGCATGACAATATTGATATTAACGATGCGTTGGTTAAGGCTTCTCTTGATTGGTCTCAAAAGGAGTTGTCGATCTGGAATGAATCAAAACACTATGTACGCCAACAATTAATGGTCGATGTAGAGTGGGGTAATCTCGATCAAACTGGTTTAGAGATACTTGAATTCGTCGCTGAAAAGTTTGATAAAAAACCACTCGATTTTTCAATTCCCGAAGGGCTAAAGCTTTTTGAAGAAGTCAGTCGGAGATACAAATTGGTGGTGCGGGAGCATATACCGGGTATTGAGTACCTGAAGGTCTCCTATATTAAAGCGGGATACGAAGCCTATGATCGATATGGCGAGCTAGGGCTGAAGATCGTCAAAGCGGCTATCTGGGGAAATCACCTTAAAAATTTGTACCTGAACCCTTTGAAAGTCGTTTCGGATTTAGGCCGAGAGCAAGCGACATCGTCAATGACCAAAGGTGTGGTCGATGATATGCAGTATGCTGCAAAACAAGCCTTGTTAGATGAGGTTGCAGCCGTGGCAATTGATCTTTATAGCGGACGCTTCAGCATTGAAGATGAAGCATTAAGAACATCGGAGGTTTCTGAACTGGACGAACAGCGTTTTGCTCCAGAATTAGAACCCGTAAGAATTGTGCTGGTGGGTCAAACAAGCTCGGGGAAATCCTCACTGATTAATGCACTTAAACAAGAGTTGGTCGCCGAAGTTGATGTTCTACCATCAACAGATGCTTCAACAGTCTACAACGCGTTTGTGGACGACAATGATGTTAGAGTTGTTGACCTTCAGGGGTTGGATGGTAACGCCAAAACCGAAGTCCTGATGCTTAAGGAGATGACTCAAGCAGATGTTGTGCTATGGGTGCTTAAAGCCAATCAGTCTGCACGTGAATTGGATAAGCAATTGAAAGATAAATTTGATGCTTTCTATGACGACCCTAAAAACATTTCTCGTAAGAAACCTATTGTAATATCGGTGGTGAATCAAGTGGATAGATTAAAACCGGTTAATGACTGGCAGCCTCCTTATGATTTGGGCAATCCTACATCGACAAAAGCTAAAACCATCGCTCAAGCACTCGAATATAACCATATGTTGTTGCAAACCGATATCGTATTGCCACTCGCTATCGCGCCAGAAAAGGTGGAGTTTGGATTAGAGGCTCTGAAGCGAACGCTAATCGAAGGCATAGCCGATGCGAACAATGTTCAGAGAAATCGCCAGCGTTTAGAAGCAATCAAAAGAGGGAGATCGGTCAAAGGTCAACTGAATCAAGCGGTAAATGCCGGTAAGAAGGTGGCACCAAGCGCATTGAAAGCAGCGACACCAAAATTGGCTGAAATGGCAATCAAGCAAGCGGTTAAGAAAAAGTAA
- a CDS encoding YcjF family protein, whose amino-acid sequence MFDQIKDFINPSKNPDLTPAHEYQRKHLPTLWLLGKTGAGKSSFIQAVTGDSSVEVGNGFAPCTMTAMSYEFPQDKPVMRFLDTRGLGEADYDPKDDLEEIGLAGNALVVVMKADEPEQSAVFAALKQIKKQKKIKHLLLVHTAVLCSSETDRARQVQFNSNQVERVWGKGFESISVDFETDDSSNNIGLIYNYDALIEQLANILPVVGMMVVDKEHSTQEEANFDHVENEVLWYAGSAATSDLIPGVGLVSVPAIQAKMLHSLANQYGVEWNKRVFSELIGTLGSSFALQYGMKLGSRQLIKLIPVYGQTVGAVAAAAMSFGTSYGLGRAACFYFYHKNKGEEVSEQEMQKIYKESLKKGKAASGYEEN is encoded by the coding sequence ATGTTTGATCAAATAAAAGACTTCATTAATCCGAGCAAAAATCCCGATTTGACTCCGGCCCATGAATATCAGCGTAAGCATCTGCCGACATTATGGCTGTTGGGAAAAACGGGCGCTGGTAAATCATCGTTTATTCAAGCAGTCACGGGTGATTCTTCGGTTGAAGTGGGCAATGGTTTTGCGCCATGTACCATGACGGCGATGTCTTATGAGTTTCCTCAGGACAAACCTGTGATGCGGTTTCTTGATACCAGAGGTCTGGGTGAGGCAGATTACGATCCGAAAGACGATCTGGAAGAGATAGGTCTGGCTGGTAACGCGCTGGTGGTTGTGATGAAAGCCGATGAGCCAGAACAGTCTGCTGTGTTTGCTGCTTTGAAACAGATTAAGAAGCAAAAGAAAATTAAGCACTTGTTGCTTGTTCATACAGCAGTACTTTGTTCCAGTGAAACAGACCGCGCAAGACAAGTTCAATTTAATTCCAATCAAGTGGAAAGGGTTTGGGGGAAGGGCTTTGAATCGATATCGGTCGATTTCGAAACTGATGACTCGAGCAACAACATTGGCTTAATCTACAATTATGATGCCTTGATTGAACAGTTGGCGAATATCCTGCCTGTTGTCGGAATGATGGTGGTCGACAAAGAGCATTCCACGCAAGAAGAGGCCAACTTCGACCACGTAGAAAATGAGGTACTTTGGTACGCGGGAAGTGCTGCGACCAGTGATTTGATTCCGGGTGTTGGCTTAGTGTCCGTGCCTGCGATTCAAGCAAAAATGCTTCATAGTTTGGCGAACCAGTATGGAGTTGAATGGAACAAGAGAGTATTCAGTGAGTTGATAGGTACGTTGGGAAGTAGCTTTGCTTTGCAATATGGAATGAAGCTGGGCTCTCGACAATTGATAAAGCTGATTCCGGTTTATGGTCAGACGGTTGGAGCCGTTGCTGCTGCAGCTATGAGTTTTGGCACCAGTTATGGTTTAGGTCGAGCGGCTTGTTTTTACTTCTATCATAAAAACAAAGGCGAAGAAGTCTCTGAACAAGAGATGCAAAAGATCTACAAAGAATCCCTGAAGAAAGGTAAGGCAGCATCGGGTTATGAAGAAAATTAG
- a CDS encoding peptide-methionine (S)-S-oxide reductase, with protein sequence MEQIYLAGGCLWGVQEFIKYVPGVISTEAGRANGSSQPTENKTSKSDNAQNAYDGYAECVQIEFDPLITSVTVLMEHLFEIIDPYSVNKQGVDVGEKYRSGVYSTDAQHLAEAKRYIASREDADRVALEVLPLTKYVASDDIHQHHLSHFPEDHHLCHIPWDLLHKYKS encoded by the coding sequence ATGGAACAGATTTATTTAGCTGGCGGTTGCTTATGGGGCGTACAGGAGTTTATCAAGTATGTACCCGGCGTGATCAGCACAGAAGCCGGTCGTGCAAATGGCAGCTCCCAGCCAACAGAGAACAAAACATCAAAAAGCGATAACGCCCAAAACGCTTATGATGGCTACGCAGAGTGTGTGCAAATTGAATTTGACCCACTCATCACATCAGTCACGGTTCTGATGGAGCATCTGTTCGAGATCATAGACCCTTACAGCGTCAATAAACAAGGTGTCGATGTGGGCGAAAAGTATCGCTCCGGTGTTTACAGCACCGACGCTCAACACTTAGCGGAAGCCAAGCGCTACATTGCATCACGTGAAGATGCAGATCGAGTCGCTCTAGAGGTTTTGCCGTTGACCAAATACGTCGCCAGTGACGATATCCATCAGCATCACTTAAGCCACTTTCCTGAAGATCATCACTTATGTCATATCCCTTGGGATCTGCTGCATAAATACAAATCCTAG